A genomic segment from Desulfatirhabdium butyrativorans DSM 18734 encodes:
- the cas6 gene encoding type III-I CRISPR precrRNA processing endoribonuclease Cas6, with amino-acid sequence MIRYLLVLRINKPIVHLPPWLPAELSLVLGTLIAERIPVPRVRQWRKTLAVWDAIGGIHAFSKKTNWNTRPPAASWPIETVWFQYPGKRHYGSGERILLEFKILGKEADHGFFLETILPVLEAAGYRIDMPCHRPNSLWGHFEIQAVYVAKGRRWEPLVQDGKLDLKYRATATQWVEGMDSESPPPNRFRNLVWATPFDRVGSIGEDISEASEEKALLPIPRLRDILDASIKRIAAVLPEKRNDLDVFWKGIAPVLVEPLREAFDLAESIGLMTQKIVPPTRGLPGQGIGPVTFCQEIPEILLPLLDIGAILHVGSQTHIGCGTFYLT; translated from the coding sequence ATGATTCGCTATCTGCTGGTCCTGCGAATCAATAAACCCATCGTGCACCTGCCCCCCTGGCTTCCGGCAGAGTTGTCTCTGGTCCTGGGAACCCTGATTGCGGAACGCATCCCGGTTCCACGGGTTCGACAATGGCGGAAAACACTTGCCGTATGGGATGCGATAGGCGGAATCCATGCCTTTTCGAAGAAGACAAATTGGAATACCCGCCCGCCGGCGGCATCCTGGCCCATCGAAACCGTCTGGTTTCAATACCCGGGAAAGCGGCACTATGGATCCGGGGAGAGAATTCTGCTGGAATTCAAAATCCTCGGCAAGGAAGCGGATCACGGCTTTTTCCTCGAAACGATCCTCCCCGTTCTGGAAGCTGCCGGATACCGAATCGACATGCCCTGCCATAGACCGAATTCTCTGTGGGGGCATTTTGAAATTCAGGCGGTTTATGTTGCAAAAGGAAGACGCTGGGAACCGCTGGTCCAGGACGGAAAGCTGGATTTGAAATATCGGGCAACCGCAACCCAATGGGTTGAGGGAATGGATTCCGAATCCCCCCCACCCAACCGTTTTCGAAACCTGGTCTGGGCAACCCCCTTCGATAGGGTGGGATCCATCGGCGAGGACATATCCGAAGCCTCCGAAGAAAAGGCTCTGTTACCCATCCCCCGGCTCAGGGACATTCTGGATGCATCCATCAAACGCATCGCTGCCGTTCTGCCGGAGAAACGCAACGATTTGGATGTATTCTGGAAGGGAATCGCTCCGGTGCTGGTCGAACCATTGAGAGAGGCCTTTGATCTGGCCGAATCGATCGGTCTGATGACACAGAAAATCGTGCCGCCAACCAGAGGGCTTCCAGGCCAGGGGATCGGCCCCGTCACTTTCTGTCAAGAGATTCCGGAAATCCTCTTGCCCTTGCTGGATATCGGCGCCATCCTGCATGTGGGCAGTCAAACCCATATCGGGTGCGGAACGTTTTATCTGACATAG
- a CDS encoding HPr family phosphocarrier protein — translation MSNCLPTSGFLEKASFFSEDLIKCCRYILAFSDDGTIFTKRFYSKLISTTKLLEDLLDFHGAKNNKKWYFYRELTATVVHLCRSAYSQKHINNRLRFYSLPNALEFENEGKHTLNFLNEALGRLAPVILKETALLDLRSPTSDFARTDFPTLTTSEMLDYDIDDEDRVQQNENLVKIASDFLRIAGEFEQFGFFRTYEFEQMLTIIPLKINEVEVRRYEMLVHNLQSAFDTYVIHGGYQFGNRKLKDLRGYFSVCLHLLEMAGSLLHLYERHLHDAGYKNTYKRSQERLSELVDPKLILSRIVNYGLYYSGHFLNIGKTLAQAILNEHIERSSIRVGIPVALGFHTRPSLLVAKIVQHYGGEVTLCVGEDRFDASSVLDIQWAGGKIHKENIQTVVFEGDTRALKDIEILAGVNYGEDSMGKGIPLPAELTYLK, via the coding sequence ATGAGTAATTGCCTCCCAACCAGCGGGTTTCTCGAAAAAGCCTCGTTCTTTTCGGAGGACCTGATCAAATGCTGCCGGTATATCCTTGCCTTTTCGGATGACGGCACGATTTTCACCAAACGCTTCTATTCCAAGCTCATTTCCACCACCAAACTGCTGGAGGATTTGCTCGACTTCCACGGCGCCAAGAACAACAAGAAATGGTATTTCTACCGTGAACTGACGGCAACCGTCGTCCATCTGTGCAGAAGCGCCTATTCCCAGAAGCACATCAACAATCGGCTGCGTTTTTACAGTCTTCCCAACGCGCTGGAATTCGAAAACGAGGGGAAGCATACGCTGAATTTCCTCAACGAGGCACTCGGCCGTCTGGCACCTGTCATTCTGAAGGAAACGGCGCTTCTCGATCTTCGCTCACCAACGAGTGATTTTGCCAGAACCGATTTCCCAACGCTTACCACGTCGGAAATGCTCGATTATGATATCGATGACGAAGACCGGGTTCAGCAGAACGAAAACCTGGTCAAAATCGCCAGCGATTTTCTGCGCATCGCAGGCGAGTTCGAACAATTCGGATTTTTCCGGACTTACGAATTCGAGCAGATGCTGACGATCATCCCCTTGAAAATCAACGAGGTGGAAGTTCGGCGCTATGAAATGCTGGTTCACAATCTGCAGTCCGCCTTCGATACGTATGTCATTCATGGGGGGTATCAGTTCGGTAATCGCAAGCTCAAGGACCTGCGGGGATATTTCAGCGTTTGCCTGCATCTGTTGGAAATGGCGGGGTCTTTGCTGCACCTGTACGAGCGGCACCTTCACGATGCAGGCTACAAGAACACCTATAAGCGATCTCAGGAGAGGCTCTCGGAGCTGGTCGATCCCAAATTGATTCTCAGCCGGATCGTCAATTACGGGCTGTATTATTCCGGGCATTTTCTGAACATAGGCAAGACGTTGGCCCAGGCCATTTTGAACGAGCACATCGAACGATCGAGCATCCGGGTAGGCATTCCCGTTGCTTTGGGATTTCATACCCGTCCGAGCCTTCTGGTGGCCAAGATCGTCCAGCATTACGGTGGAGAGGTCACCTTGTGTGTCGGGGAGGACCGGTTTGATGCCTCAAGTGTTCTCGATATCCAGTGGGCTGGCGGCAAGATCCACAAGGAAAATATTCAGACCGTGGTTTTCGAGGGAGATACACGGGCGCTGAAAGATATTGAAATCCTCGCCGGTGTCAATTATGGAGAGGACAGCATGGGAAAAGGCATTCCGCTTCCCGCTGAATTGACATATCTGAAGTAG
- a CDS encoding ABC transporter ATP-binding protein, translating to MLIIEELGVEVGGKPILKNVNMHIPEGETHVLFGPNGSGKTSLMMTLMGFSGYRVTHGKITFKGIDITELPIHERAAMGMGILFQRPPTIHGLKTRDMVKLCAGAKAVDVAGLAAQVNFSEFLDRDVNHNFSGGEIKRSELLQLMAQQPDLVLLDEPESGVDLENIVMLGETINTLLRRGIKRPVARPHREIVQDRSKSALVITHTGHILDYITSDKGQVLYNGVLCCSRNAREILKWIREYGYEECVRCTL from the coding sequence ATGCTGATCATCGAGGAATTGGGGGTGGAAGTCGGGGGGAAACCCATCCTGAAAAATGTCAATATGCACATCCCCGAAGGGGAAACGCATGTGCTTTTCGGGCCCAACGGTTCCGGCAAAACCAGCCTGATGATGACGCTCATGGGTTTTTCGGGCTATCGCGTGACGCATGGCAAGATTACCTTCAAGGGTATCGATATCACCGAGTTGCCCATTCACGAGAGAGCCGCGATGGGCATGGGGATATTGTTTCAGCGACCGCCGACCATCCACGGGCTCAAGACCCGGGACATGGTGAAGCTGTGCGCCGGGGCAAAGGCGGTTGATGTCGCGGGTCTGGCGGCTCAGGTGAATTTCAGCGAATTTCTGGATCGGGATGTGAACCACAATTTCTCGGGCGGAGAAATCAAGCGTTCGGAGCTTCTCCAGCTCATGGCCCAGCAGCCCGACCTGGTTCTGCTGGATGAGCCGGAATCGGGCGTGGATCTGGAAAACATCGTCATGCTGGGTGAGACGATCAATACCCTGCTGCGGCGAGGCATCAAACGACCGGTGGCAAGACCGCACCGGGAAATCGTTCAGGACCGTTCCAAATCAGCCTTGGTCATCACCCACACGGGCCATATCCTGGATTATATCACATCCGACAAGGGCCAGGTTCTATACAACGGCGTTCTGTGCTGCTCCAGGAACGCCCGTGAAATTCTCAAGTGGATCCGCGAATACGGTTATGAGGAGTGTGTCCGATGCACCCTGTAG
- a CDS encoding zinc ribbon domain-containing protein, whose protein sequence is MKEQIQTLVTIQDIEAETAEIQQQLAGAYHRIEEMENQLKEKRKQAVEREETVSVWKISYRDFDLTLKSNNEMVLRSQERLKSVKTNREYQALLKEVEELKKQNARIEDEMIKLMGDIESGEAQLAQSATEIQSLAAEIEAEKLAVEESTQSQRLRLKELGENKSRYTVKTEPGLLKLFNRVRSIHSRGNAVVQAIDAVCEGCHMNIPHQLYNELQRCDSIKLCPNCQRIIYWQQPECADK, encoded by the coding sequence ATGAAAGAGCAGATTCAGACGCTGGTAACCATCCAGGATATCGAAGCGGAAACGGCTGAAATCCAGCAGCAGTTGGCAGGCGCATACCACCGTATCGAGGAGATGGAAAACCAGTTGAAAGAAAAGCGGAAGCAAGCAGTAGAAAGGGAAGAAACCGTATCTGTATGGAAAATCTCCTACCGGGATTTCGACCTGACATTGAAATCAAATAACGAAATGGTTCTCAGAAGTCAGGAAAGATTGAAAAGCGTCAAGACCAATCGGGAATATCAGGCATTGCTCAAGGAAGTGGAAGAGTTGAAGAAGCAAAATGCCCGAATTGAGGATGAAATGATCAAACTCATGGGGGATATTGAGTCGGGTGAAGCGCAGCTTGCACAAAGCGCAACCGAGATTCAGTCCCTTGCTGCCGAGATCGAAGCGGAAAAACTCGCTGTGGAGGAATCGACCCAATCTCAGCGGCTTCGCCTCAAAGAGCTCGGGGAGAATAAATCGCGATACACCGTAAAAACCGAACCCGGTCTTCTGAAACTCTTCAACCGTGTCCGCAGCATTCACAGCAGAGGTAACGCCGTCGTTCAGGCGATCGATGCGGTTTGTGAAGGATGCCACATGAATATTCCCCATCAACTCTACAACGAATTGCAGCGATGCGACAGCATCAAGCTGTGCCCGAACTGCCAGCGAATCATCTATTGGCAGCAACCGGAATGTGCGGACAAGTAG
- the cas10i gene encoding type III-I CRISPR-associated protein Cas10i yields the protein MLTELDWILLSRNGYELFATLKILATQPDLFETAAEIGPTHSATADLCRRCWTYAGTSKYRAKPCCPICHNIQTYAKRFGVHAQDAIAIWGSVDMPAKECRNLADVLRRGSIVSCVHDDRHFLSMIFRRRLKTWIENILLYRPDMAGHLVIFPPRSNRYICTGDTMARILYAAPDYPTDRLWIYFYDKVFHLFSANRSNKQSVPIYDIGTFKGLLEAAAVFRSLLTPNIQEAVHELLHLKNNHEECFYWGRLLNLLKPEAVCMLEAWRFRHWPKSQLNLFFNLMNYVEYYSTDSDDSLSAGPANQ from the coding sequence ATGCTGACTGAGCTGGACTGGATTCTTCTCAGCAGAAATGGATATGAACTCTTCGCCACTCTGAAAATCCTGGCGACACAACCCGATCTCTTCGAGACAGCAGCGGAGATCGGCCCCACCCATTCGGCGACGGCGGATCTCTGCCGCCGTTGCTGGACGTATGCCGGCACTTCCAAATACAGGGCAAAGCCCTGCTGCCCGATCTGCCACAATATCCAGACTTACGCCAAACGCTTCGGGGTCCATGCCCAGGATGCCATAGCCATCTGGGGAAGCGTCGATATGCCCGCGAAAGAATGCCGGAACCTGGCGGACGTCCTGCGAAGGGGTTCTATCGTCTCTTGTGTGCACGACGACCGTCACTTTCTGTCGATGATCTTCCGGAGACGGCTGAAAACCTGGATTGAAAATATTCTGCTGTATCGGCCGGATATGGCAGGACATCTGGTGATCTTTCCACCGCGCAGCAACCGATATATCTGTACGGGCGACACGATGGCCCGCATTCTGTACGCCGCGCCGGATTACCCGACCGATCGACTCTGGATATATTTCTACGACAAGGTCTTTCATCTTTTTTCGGCGAACCGTTCGAACAAACAATCGGTGCCGATCTACGACATCGGAACGTTCAAGGGCCTTTTGGAAGCGGCGGCCGTTTTTCGCTCACTCCTCACGCCGAATATCCAGGAGGCAGTCCATGAACTGCTGCATCTGAAAAATAACCATGAAGAATGCTTCTATTGGGGCAGGCTGTTGAACCTGCTCAAACCCGAAGCTGTCTGCATGCTGGAAGCCTGGCGCTTTCGGCATTGGCCAAAATCCCAGCTCAATCTGTTCTTCAATTTGATGAATTATGTGGAATATTATTCGACAGATTCCGATGATTCGCTATCTGCTGGTCCTGCGAATCAATAA
- a CDS encoding FAD-dependent oxidoreductase, with translation MTEAKSENPILVQLRQFFADMPNDIYLILFAEPDGNEAPFVEATRQVVKAFRELTKRISFKEFRIEHREAKKYGITETPTLLIAPERYAIRWLGAPVGEEAKTFLQMLYLVGSGASQLSEQSRKVLQKMEGTRTIKVFMSPSCPYCPQQAMHALRAAVELPGQVSVELIDIQCKPELAQQYEAFSVPQTYANEILIGKGAQSEEVFALSLSKLEPQSLFIPDIEDPEVQADLLIVGGGPAGLTAAIYAVRSGLKTVLVEKGLLGGQVATTPVVENYPGFTHVGGKVLVDMMVSHALEYVQIFQGEEVLDVRRGAVFEVKTNRRRFWTKAILLATGAKHKRLGVPGEERLAGHGISYCSTCDGPLFKGKRVLMIGGGNSAITEALYLQHVGASVTLVHRRDRLRAQEFLISQLQHAGIPILYNAEVTEIHGEARVEAVSLHHIETGQTTRLETDGVFIAIGYEPSVELAKRIGVSLDADGFIQRDSRHRTSVPGIYSAGDVEGGYKQIVTAAGQGAEAAMAIFEDMLSVKR, from the coding sequence ATGACTGAAGCCAAATCCGAGAATCCCATTCTGGTGCAACTGAGACAATTTTTTGCAGACATGCCCAATGATATTTACCTGATTTTGTTCGCAGAGCCCGATGGCAATGAAGCGCCTTTTGTGGAGGCGACTCGCCAGGTGGTGAAGGCTTTCCGCGAATTGACAAAACGGATCAGCTTCAAGGAGTTTCGAATTGAGCATCGAGAGGCCAAGAAATATGGCATTACGGAAACGCCTACACTGCTGATCGCTCCTGAACGCTATGCCATCCGATGGCTGGGTGCGCCTGTCGGCGAGGAGGCCAAAACGTTTCTGCAGATGCTCTACCTGGTAGGATCCGGAGCGAGCCAGTTGAGCGAGCAATCCAGAAAAGTGCTTCAAAAAATGGAGGGGACAAGAACGATCAAGGTCTTCATGAGTCCTTCTTGCCCGTATTGTCCTCAGCAGGCCATGCATGCGCTTCGGGCGGCAGTCGAGCTTCCCGGGCAGGTATCGGTGGAGCTGATCGATATTCAATGCAAGCCGGAACTTGCCCAGCAATATGAAGCGTTCAGTGTTCCGCAGACCTATGCCAATGAAATATTGATCGGGAAAGGAGCACAATCGGAAGAGGTTTTCGCCTTGTCGTTATCCAAGCTTGAACCCCAAAGCCTGTTCATCCCGGATATCGAGGATCCGGAGGTTCAGGCAGACCTGCTGATTGTGGGTGGCGGGCCGGCCGGTCTCACTGCGGCCATCTATGCGGTGCGAAGTGGGCTCAAGACCGTGTTGGTCGAGAAAGGACTTCTGGGCGGCCAGGTGGCCACCACGCCCGTTGTCGAGAATTATCCAGGATTTACGCATGTGGGTGGAAAGGTGCTGGTGGATATGATGGTCAGCCACGCGCTCGAATACGTACAGATATTCCAGGGCGAGGAGGTCCTCGATGTCCGGCGGGGAGCGGTTTTCGAAGTCAAGACCAACCGGCGCCGGTTTTGGACAAAGGCCATTTTGCTTGCGACGGGAGCGAAACATAAAAGGCTCGGTGTCCCGGGGGAAGAGCGGCTGGCAGGCCATGGGATCAGTTATTGCAGCACGTGTGACGGGCCGCTGTTCAAAGGCAAAAGGGTCTTGATGATCGGAGGGGGAAACAGCGCCATAACGGAGGCGCTGTATCTCCAGCATGTCGGCGCTTCGGTTACCCTCGTTCATCGTCGGGATCGTCTGAGGGCACAGGAATTCCTGATCTCTCAGCTCCAGCATGCCGGAATTCCGATCCTCTACAATGCAGAGGTTACGGAAATCCATGGAGAAGCGAGGGTGGAGGCGGTGAGTCTTCATCATATCGAGACAGGCCAAACGACTCGGTTGGAAACCGATGGGGTCTTTATTGCGATCGGATATGAGCCGTCGGTCGAGCTGGCGAAAAGAATCGGAGTGTCTCTGGATGCCGATGGATTCATCCAGCGGGATTCGAGACATCGCACGAGTGTACCTGGAATCTATTCGGCTGGGGATGTGGAGGGCGGATACAAGCAGATTGTGACTGCTGCGGGGCAGGGGGCTGAAGCGGCGATGGCGATCTTTGAGGACATGCTCTCCGTGAAACGGTGA
- a CDS encoding SufB/SufD family protein, with product MHPVDKTSNDKLEQYQVDSEDHPYIERLDQLESQDAEKFLHVGVDPSENIRSGSFIQKDKSVIHCKSCQPGVEIMGISEALSTHDWLKDYLWNNVSPETDVFTERVRKMPHEGYFIRTLPGAKVTHPVQACLYIAKNNFSQHVHNIVIAEEGSELHIITGCATAPHLVSGLHVGVSEFYVKKGAKLIFTMIHEWGDQVNVRPRTVTRVEEGGIIVSNYVSLKPVGSLQMNPATHLVGKGAVARFNSILVASSGTNMDVGSRIYLEAPDTKAEIISRAITSGGSIIARGNLIGMASPIKAHLECKGLILKDGLMQAIPELSATVPGVEMSHEAAVGKIDKREIEYLMARGLDEETAVSTIVRGFLNVDIEGLPPLLKVELDRAIAETQKDMM from the coding sequence ATGCACCCTGTAGACAAAACATCCAATGACAAACTCGAGCAGTATCAAGTTGACAGCGAGGATCATCCCTATATCGAACGTCTGGATCAACTGGAAAGTCAGGACGCCGAGAAATTTCTGCATGTCGGCGTCGATCCATCGGAGAATATCCGCTCCGGTTCCTTCATTCAGAAAGACAAATCGGTCATTCATTGCAAGAGCTGCCAGCCTGGCGTCGAAATCATGGGCATCAGCGAAGCCCTGTCCACGCATGATTGGCTCAAGGATTATCTGTGGAACAACGTATCGCCAGAAACCGATGTCTTTACGGAGCGCGTCCGGAAGATGCCGCACGAAGGCTATTTCATCCGCACGCTGCCCGGCGCCAAGGTGACCCATCCGGTTCAGGCCTGCCTGTACATCGCCAAAAACAATTTTTCCCAGCACGTCCACAATATCGTGATTGCGGAAGAAGGATCGGAGCTGCATATCATCACCGGGTGCGCCACGGCCCCGCACCTCGTATCCGGCTTGCATGTCGGTGTATCGGAATTTTACGTCAAGAAGGGGGCCAAACTCATTTTCACAATGATCCACGAATGGGGGGATCAGGTGAACGTCCGACCGAGAACGGTGACCCGGGTGGAAGAAGGCGGGATCATCGTATCGAATTATGTTTCGCTCAAGCCTGTCGGATCGCTGCAGATGAATCCGGCGACCCATCTGGTCGGAAAAGGGGCGGTGGCCCGGTTCAACAGCATCCTGGTTGCCAGCTCGGGAACGAATATGGATGTGGGCTCACGGATTTATCTCGAAGCGCCGGATACGAAGGCGGAAATCATCTCGAGAGCCATCACGAGCGGCGGATCGATCATCGCGCGGGGCAATCTGATCGGGATGGCCTCTCCCATCAAGGCCCACCTTGAATGCAAGGGGCTTATCCTGAAGGACGGGCTGATGCAGGCCATCCCGGAATTGAGCGCCACGGTGCCCGGCGTGGAAATGTCGCATGAAGCTGCGGTCGGAAAGATTGACAAGCGCGAGATCGAGTACCTGATGGCCAGGGGCTTGGACGAAGAAACGGCCGTTTCGACCATCGTGCGCGGATTTCTGAATGTCGATATCGAGGGCTTGCCGCCGCTGCTCAAGGTCGAACTGGATCGGGCCATTGCGGAAACCCAGAAAGACATGATGTGA
- the ispD gene encoding 2-C-methyl-D-erythritol 4-phosphate cytidylyltransferase produces MIAAIVVAAGKGVRMGLALPKQFLPLKGIPLVCHSIRSLSFLVDRLILVLAEHDIPYCRDHVLVDLELPLPVELVAGGAQRQESVFCGLSVLRPEDRWVVIHDGVRPFVPIKALQQCIQVARKTGACIVGMPAIDTLKRVNDLGLIQGTLDREGIWQAQTPQVFRTELVMQAHRKARAEGYSGTDDASLVERMGHPVSMVQGSRYNIKITTPEDLRVAESI; encoded by the coding sequence ATGATCGCTGCAATTGTGGTGGCTGCAGGGAAGGGAGTCCGGATGGGACTTGCGCTTCCCAAACAATTTCTGCCGCTCAAGGGCATTCCCCTGGTCTGTCACAGCATCCGCAGCCTCTCGTTTCTTGTGGATCGTCTCATTCTCGTACTTGCCGAACACGATATCCCCTATTGCCGGGATCATGTCCTTGTTGATCTGGAACTTCCCCTTCCGGTCGAACTCGTTGCCGGAGGAGCACAACGCCAGGAGTCGGTGTTTTGTGGGTTGTCCGTGCTGAGGCCGGAAGATCGATGGGTCGTGATTCATGATGGCGTCAGACCCTTTGTGCCGATCAAAGCCCTGCAGCAATGCATCCAGGTCGCCCGGAAAACCGGCGCCTGCATCGTCGGTATGCCTGCAATCGACACCCTCAAACGGGTGAACGATTTGGGGTTGATTCAGGGCACGCTGGATCGGGAAGGGATCTGGCAGGCCCAGACGCCGCAGGTGTTTCGAACGGAGCTGGTGATGCAGGCCCATCGCAAGGCCAGGGCAGAAGGTTACAGCGGAACGGATGATGCCTCTCTTGTGGAGCGGATGGGGCATCCCGTTTCGATGGTTCAGGGAAGCCGGTACAACATCAAAATCACCACCCCTGAAGACCTTCGGGTGGCTGAGTCCATCTAA